The region AGTACCTGGGTCCCCAGTCCACCGAGATGTGTACGGCTGGGATGTGACGGCAGGTATGTCTCTAACGCAAAGCGCGGAGCCGACCAGGCAGCTCAGTCAGGATGAGATGGTATGTAATAACGAACGCGATCGAGAGCGGATGGGGATTGGGTGGGCAATCCGAGAGCTTCTCTGCGCGTCTGCCGCTGTGCCCCAACAATACCAAGAGGCAGCACCCAAGCAAAGACCAGCTGGCCAGTGGGGAGGCGCGGAATTGCTACGGGTAGACAGGCTATCAAACGTCTGAACCGCCAGACAAAGATGCGATGGACAGGGCCGATATGGGATTCCAGGTTGGTCTATGCCCACCTGTGTGTCGCGATCCTTTTTGGGACGAGACTGATAGAGAGATCCCTCCTTAACCCCTGAGAGGTGGCACTGGGGGGGACAAGCAACCGGAGATAGGTAACGAGGGAAACCGGGGGATTGGGCAACTGTAGGTCCGACGccagaaaaagggggggcgcTGCCCGAAGCACAaaggttaaagtaaaaataagTTTATGTAGGGCAAATGGCTGCTAGGAATGGCTGTTCTTTGCGTATCGGTCGCGCTGGGTGGCAGGCGGGCGTCCTGTGGGCGACGGGTGTTCGGAGAGGGGGAAACCTGAAAGTTTTGCGTGTTGCGAAATCACGGGACCCGAACGGCACACGGCAAGGGCCCCAAAAGTGTGGGCCCAACCTTCAGACAACAGCCACGCTAATCCAGATTCGTCTTTTGTGCGACCCTAAATGTGGACACTTCTGCATCCACCAAGACAGACATCACCGAGAATAGCCCCACACTCCACCAGGACAGATGTACATAACTTGGACTTGAAGGTCAAGGTTGTGTGATCTGAGCTCGAAAGGCCGCAGATCTGGATGCTAAGAGTGCTACTATCTTATGCTTGAGAATAACATATATGGATCATCTGGACGACCCTAATCGCCTCTCGAGTCTTGTCTTCGTAAGCAGGTGAATGCTGACCAAACAAGAGTTAGGTAGTTGGTTTTGGCTTCATTTTAAACGTTCAAGTTGCATTACAAGCCAGCGAGGTAGGCATCGTGCCTGAGGGTGCTGGTACCCTGTAGCCAGCTGTTCATCGGTCTTGGTGGGTACATAGTGCCCTCTCACACCTCTCTCCTCATTGAATTGATCGTTTACAATTGTCATGTTTGATTAACCATTCTCTCCTGATGAGGATCATTGGATATACAAGTATGCATTTGGTGCTCCTCTGCGTTTTGTCCTTTCGTCCTTTACTTCCTTCCATACCGGGTCCCGTATTTGGACTTTCCTGAAACAACATCAAGGAAGTGATCCGCAATGATTTCATCTATACAACAGAATTAGCACATGTATGACCCTCAAATGGTAGGGGCTCAGCTCACCTGTCTTGGTCGAAGGATGCAATTCATCGTACCACAAGAAACCAGACAGGCCACCGAGAGCTGTCTGGTCGACACAGTCACCCCCAGTCGACGAGCAATGGCGGTAATAGCCCGTTACGTTGTAGGGAGCGTCCAAGAAGCTCTGTGGTTGGTTGTAAATGTCGACCAACAAGCTGTGAACATCGAAGAGGTCAAAAGTTGCCTTTGGCCAACGCGACTTGATGGCCACTTGAAATGGGACGCCGTAGTCAAAGATAGTGTTGACGTTTGTAGTGTATTGCTTGATCTTTTGGCCGTACTGTGTGACGTTGTAGTTCGTCTTGGTGTTCCAGAACTGGCTGTCTCCAGTCCCACCATTGTCCGGGTGTGCGTACAGCGGCGAGAGCTCAAGAGGGGCTTCGTTCAGCAGAACGAACCGTCGGCCTCCCGTCTTGTAGATGGTATCAAAGACGGACCAGATGCAGTCCACAAAGTCGGAAATCGTGGTCCCGGGAGCTTGGGAGTCAGAAAGGAAGGCATCGAAACCGAGGTCGTTGGTTCCGATCCACAGGGCATACACCGTATTCTCGGGTGTCCGGTTAGGGAAGATGGACTTGAACTTGACATCTGCTGTGAAAGATGGGATCTCATCTTCTAGCACTGAAGGGAATGACCGGCCGATGAAAGCAAAATCACGCTCGACGATCTTGTTGGAGCATGTCGCGCCGCTGACAGCATAGTCGATGAGCCTGGCACCAGCATCCTGGGCCGCAAACTGAGCCCATGTGAGACCACCGCTAGCCGTCGTGTTTGACACCGAGTGATACTGGCCCGGGGGAGGTGCTTGCCCGCCATTGTTGATGTAGTAGCCTAGACGGCCGTTGTCGGTATAACTGTCGCCAAAGGCGACCAGATTATCGAAGGACTTGCGGCCACGGCTGGCGGCCGCAATAGAGGCAGAGGCGCCGGCGAGAATGATAGAAAACCGCATGGCTAGCCGTTGGATGACGTGTGCGCGAGAGGACAAAACAGCAACGCCAATAGAAACATCGACAACGGGGCCATGACAAGCATTTTATGTGCCCAGCAACCCTTTGCTGGGCAATCTATCGTCCCATTCACCCGGTACAGGGAATACTATTCCGCTGCAGGCTATATTGCTGTCCCACTTACGCGAGGAGACGGGGGTGACATCGGCTCGGGATGGGAGGTCCGGGAATGGCGGCCGGGCGACTAGTACGGACCACCCGCATCGTGATGAGCAAGGGGAACGAGGATTCAACACCATTTCTCAGGAGTTCAAAGCGAAAAGACCCAAGAATTTGTCAGCTAGCCTATGGAAATGCTGAGTCAGCACGGTGTTGGCCTGGTAACATGACACAACTTGCAAGTTGTGACGGGTGAGCTCAGTCTTGGGACTCGATTGAACTGAGGTGGGCGCACAGCAGGAGGGCGAAAAATGTGAAGTGAATTTTTGTTGGCGCTAGCATCTGAAGCAGTTCTAACAAAACATAGAAGGCTGGGGTGATGTGTAGAGAATGGGTATGCTGATGGGAAGGCTCTGGGCGGGGGACAAGATCCccggctgctgctcatcATGGATTGGCCAATCATCGTCAAGGATTGCACCGGCTGAATGGTAACAACCGAAGACCTGATCAAATATTCATGTGTCGTCTGGCACTGTTATGGGGAGGAAAATCTGCAACTGAATCGGCAGACTTGCAAGAGTTGTAATCCATTTAACAGTGTTTGATTGCAGTAATTCACTTGTTCTCGCTTTCTGGTATCTGGATGTGAGCGAGACTCAATTGTGTGAGGGTTGGGGCTAGGGTTAGTTAGGGTGGGAAGAATCAAGGCTGGTGAAGCGACCATCCAATTGTTGTTAGACATGTGACGAAATGAATAATGATCAGGAGATCGATTTATTTCACTCTGGCTCCTATTTCTGTTCCAAAAAAGTTGCGTCGTCGTCAGCTTCAAAAATCACCTCTGGTGGGATGGTTTGTTTGGAGGGCCCGCCTTCCGGAACCGGGGCTGCAAGATATTTCGCCCTGACTCCTTGCCGTTAATgactcctcaacctcccttGAGCGCAACTCACTGGGAACGCACTATATAAGGATATTTGAAGATCCAAAACTGTGTTTACCTCATCATATTTGGTGATCAACACTCAAAATGTCGCCCTTCAACTTGGAAACTTGCGCTAGACCAAACATTTTGGCCCTCGAACCTTATCGCTGCGCACGAGAGTGAGATTCACCCCTTGGACTCATGAGCGCACTATCACTGACACCCAAAACAACAGCGACTACAAAGATGACGGCACCAACGTCCTTCTCGATGCCAACGAGAACGCCTATggcccccctctccctccgtcCATCACAGGCCTTGTTCAGGCCCAATCCAGCCTCGGTCCTGTAATCGACCTCCCCGGCCTCAACCGCTACCCAGACCCTCACCAAGTCCCCCTCAAGCAGCTCCTCTGCAACCTCCGCCAAACCCACGTCCACACCCAAAAGAAGCTCTCCCCAGCCAACCTCTTCGTCGGCGTCGGCTCTGATGAAGCCATCGACGCCCTCATCCGCGCCTTCTGCCGCCCAGGTCAGGACAAGATTCTTGTCTGCCCGCCAACCTACGGGATGTACTCCGTCTCGGCCCAAGTAAACGACGTCTCCCTCGTcaaaatccccctcctcccgggTCCCGACTTCCAACTCGAcgtcccctccatcctctccgccctctcctcccccgatGCAAGCACCATCAAGCTAGCCTACTTCTGCTCCCCGGGTAACCCAACcggctccctcctctccaaatcctccatcGGGTCGATCCTCGCCCACCCAACCTGGAACGGCGTCGTGGTCGTCGACGAGGCCTACATCGACTTCGCGCCCGACTCGGCCTCCCTCGCCGAATGGGTCGTCGAGTTCCCCAACCTCGTCGTGATGCAGACCCTCTCCAAGGCGTTCGGGCTGGCGGGTATCCGTCTCGGTGCTGCCTTCACCTCGCCCGGAATTGCCAGGCTTCTCAACGCGCTCAAGGCTCCCTACAACgtcaacaacatcacctcCGCGATCGCAGAGTacgccctctcccccgccgGCCTGGAGGTCATGAGGGCGAACAAGGCTGCTCTGCTGGAGCAGAGGGACAGGTTGCTGAGGGAGATGCCCACGATCCCCGGCGTGGGCAAGCTCATGGGCGGGACCGAGAGCAACTTTTTGCTGTACGAGATGCTCAACAAGGACGGGCAGCCGGACAATGCTGTTGCGCTGGCTGTGTACGAGGGTCTGGCGGAGACCAAGGGCGTGGTTGTCAGGTTCAGGGGCAAGGAGCACGGGTGCTTGGGCTGCCTGAGGATCACGGTTGGcaccgaggacgaggtgacGAGGTTCTTGgaagccatcaagaagcagctTGAGCAGGTCCGGGGGATGGATGTGCGAAgcgatgaagaggagaaggagaaggctgccaGTGCCGTTGTTGCGTAAGGTTGGACTACTTGAATGTTCCAGACTCGGATTGAACGTCACTGgaaaaaaacacacaaaatGAATCACCAGAAGACCATCTAGTTTTATGTATCTGCATGTCTGTATGCTTTTCCCCTGCCTAATGCAATAGATTCCAAGATTTCCTCCAGGCCACATGTTTAATGTGGCCTGCAATGCTCAAAAGGTGAAATGTAAATACAACGAAGAAAGTAAGACACGCCatcaccccaccaccccaaaagtctaccaccaccccctcacgGGAACagtcctccttctcaacgcACCCGAGGTTTGCGTCCCGGCCTCGGTCTGGGAGCCCGCCGCCGAGTCCGATTCAGGtgtcggtgttggtgctggaCCTGAAGCCGTCTCAGAATCACCCTTTACGGCATTCTGATCAGCAAACGCCCTCACAGTCTTGATTTCGCCCCCCTTCAACGGTGCTTCCGCGTCCAAAGCCAACAAGCCCTGAATCGTCTCCAGCGCGGACATCTCCTGGCCCAAGCCCGGGTTTCCATCAAAGGCACCGGTATACCACTTGTGGCTGCACTGGGTCCCGCTCGCACCGCCTGTGCAAGTCTTCGCAGCCGCCTCGACCGAAGTATGCCACAATTCTTCGATCGCCGGCTTGATACTCGGAACATACCTCGCGGCCGCATAGACAAATCTCGAAAAGTACGCCTTGAAGCTCCTCATGTCCTGGTTGCACTTGTCCACCTGCTCGCACGCGTGCTCGTACATGATGTTGGTGGCGTTCTCAAACGGGCTGAAAAAGCTCCTGCTcgcctccaccatcctctccgtCCTCTCGGTCCACTTCTTGTCCTGGGTGACGTCGGCCATGACGGCAGCTCCGTAAATGTAGATGCTGGCAGAGTAAGAAAACGTGACCGGGTTGGTGTCCTTGCAGTCCTTGCTCGCATGGGCGCCGTCGTAGACGTTTCCAAACTTGTCAATCATGCCGATGGCTTCCGTCCAGTCCCAAACCTTTTCCGCCCAGTCACTGTACGTCTTGTTCCCGGTGGCGCGGGCCAGTCTGGCCGCAATCTGGAAGAAGCCGCCGTTGCTGACGGTGTTTTTGTAGTCGAGTCCGTTCGGGTTTGAGGCAAAGATCTGCCACAAAAGCCCACCCTGGCAAGCAGTGGTATTCCACCTGCCAGCCAGCGAGTCGAAAATGTTGGCACCCATATCCAACCACCCGGGAACATTCGGGTCTGGCTGGGGAAAGTTCCTCTCCGCGGCGGCCATGACAGACATTCCCCAGAATGCTTGATCGTCATTACCTTCTTGGCCAAAGTGAGTGGGGAGCATATAGTCAAAGTCGGGGCCAACCTGATCCAAGAGTCCCCTTGCGATCAGCTTGTCGTAACTGTGGTCGCCCGTATAGTGAGAGTAGTCGAGCATGCTGCCCATCAGGGCACCGGCTTGCCACCAGTAGTAGGGCTGAGGAAGGTCAACAAATTTCTCAGGGGTGCCCGAGTAGTAAGACATGGCGTTGGCGGCGACGGTTTTGGCAACGCCCTTGATGGAGACTTTCAAGAAATTAGCACTCCCGTCAGGGCAACGATCATGCAATACGTACGTGAATCAGAGATGTTGAGCTCTTTCGGCGCAACGGCAGATATGATGACTGCCGGGACCGCTACGGGTCTCGCATACTTGACAAACCTCATGGTGAGTTTGTTGCTGGAGCCTTGTGGTGTTCTTTGAGTAGTTGCGTCTGTCCGAGGACCAGCGGATGATATCGAAAGGAAAGTGGCTGCACAGCAGATAAAAGCAAAAATCGAAGGCGAGCAAACTCGGCGAAAAGGTAACGCCTTGTTGCTATCGTCTGTGTTGAGAGTGGCGCGGTTGACGATTCAGCAAAGCACCGTGACAGCGGCAACAGCAAAGTACTCTCGAACGATTCTGTGTGTTTCCCCGGGTGACCGAAATTCGTGGACTATTGTACGAAAGTGGTACAATAGAAAGTGAACAGAAAATGAATAGAGTAATAGCCTCGCGTTGCGGGCAATTGAAGTGAAAAGAACAATACCAAACGAAGGTTGGTgatcaacacacacacacccacacacacactcggTCGTCAGCAAGCTGTTGACAATATGAAAGGACAAGCTTGGACTTGGAGAACAGATGAAAAGGTCCAAACGGCCGGGACCTGTCAACTTTTAAAAAGAAGATCGGATGCAACAAACCATCTCACCGTTCAAGGTTGCATCCCTgctgcaagaagaaggagtgACCCATCACCACGGCCGATCTCCTTCTTGCGGCGCCGAGCACggctttgggggaggtgttgtCGTCTCCTGCGAGCCAATAGGGCATCTTGAACCCTGTCTCCCTGTCAATGGCAACCCCCACTGCGGGTAAGCCTTGCAACCCCTAGAATTAATTTAGCATGTTTCGTTTACTTCGTGCACCGACTGGTGATTCCAAGACTGTGCACATGGAAGCTTGACCAGGTTGCCGAGGTTTTGAAGGGTCCAGTATGTCTTTCAGAAGCGCGCGCGTTTGTGCGCTTGCTAGGCGAGAGACCCAGGCACAGAGAAGGCTTGTCTAGGTGATTTCAAATATCAGTTTACGAGAGGGGTTTGCCTGTGGGTAAGTTATGCAAAGGGCACAGCAGAAAATGCTGCCTTCGAGAACCTTGATGCCCAGGGCACCTCAGCTGTGTTTGTGTGTTCCATTGACAATTATGTGGCAAGTGAAAGTTTGGCACTATCACCTAAAGGTGTACCAGTGTTACGGGCGTCCCCTTTCAACCTCTCATTGTCAGGAAAGTAGCTGATGGTCGGGAAACACAGGTGAATTGTCtgccatggtggtgttgaagatgttgaACCTGAAGTCGGAGCATTTTGATGCCAAGCTTACGATGCTCCTGCGGGGCAGCGGGTGATCAGGGGCTTTCAGTTGGACAGGCCGTTGATTGGCTGCCAGCTCACGCCACGTTTCTTAGGCTGGCGTTTCTCCAAATTCtgaaacaccacctccagtGAAATCCGAACGGCTGGCCAACAGATCAGCGGACCTTGCCGCGCACGCTGTGGACAAAATAACTGACACTCCAAAAGTCCTGAAACATACCTCGAAAGTTGAAAACTATCAGTGTTGATAGTATATTACACGTGCAACCAACTAGCAGTTGCAACCACCCTGTCCACGACGTGCCGCGCGACGGGGCGAGTCCTCTCTGAAGCTGACAGGTGCTGCCAAGTGGGTCATTCTCGCCTTGCATCTCCAGCTGAagagaggttgttgagatggCTCAGGGTGAATAGAAAGAGAGCTCGGTATCGAAGTAGGTGCATAAAAACCCGGAATATTTCCCGTCCCTATATGTTTCTGTACAACCTCGGAACTACATGCGACTCGAAAAAAGGGGTATCCGTACTTCTTTGAACCAAAAGTGAAATCGGGGAACAAAAACACCGTGCCGTGTATCTCCACCGGCCCCGATCCATAACCGGAGAACATAAAACCATCAAACGCCCGTTTCCGCGCCCCTTTACATGAATGTCAGAACAAACAAAATAACAGCCCCAGATGAGACGCCCGACAACCAGCTAGCTCTCACCGGGTCCAGGCTAAAACCGGCGCCCTTGACAGGTGAGTTCGTCAACGATGCTGCTGGTGTCCCGTCAATGTCAATCGTGTTGGGTAACGGACCCGGTGTTGTCAAAGTCAACGCGCCCCATGTTACCTCGGGCGTCGTGAAAGTCTCCGTCCACACAGTCTGCGTCGGCCCCGTGATGGTGCCCTCCCAATGGTTGACCCCGAAGGATGACGATCCTGTGCAGGTTGCGGCCGTTGTGCCGTCCAAGCTGCATTCAAGTTCGGCCGTTCTGTCACTCAGTTAGCCACTTTGATCTTTCGGATTCAGAAAACCATGGCTCG is a window of Podospora pseudopauciseta strain CBS 411.78 chromosome 1, whole genome shotgun sequence DNA encoding:
- a CDS encoding hypothetical protein (CAZy:CE16; COG:O; EggNog:ENOG503NV3N), which codes for MRFSIILAGASASIAAASRGRKSFDNLVAFGDSYTDNGRLGYYINNGGQAPPPGQYHSVSNTTASGGLTWAQFAAQDAGARLIDYAVSGATCSNKIVERDFAFIGRSFPSVLEDEIPSFTADVKFKSIFPNRTPENTVYALWIGTNDLGFDAFLSDSQAPGTTISDFVDCIWSVFDTIYKTGGRRFVLLNEAPLELSPLYAHPDNGGTGDSQFWNTKTNYNVTQYGQKIKQYTTNVNTIFDYGVPFQVAIKSRWPKATFDLFDVHSLLVDIYNQPQSFLDAPYNVTGYYRHCSSTGGDCVDQTALGGLSGFLWYDELHPSTKTDEIIADHFLDVVSGKSKYGTRYGRK
- the HIS5 gene encoding histidinol-phosphate transaminase (EggNog:ENOG503NV21; BUSCO:EOG09262K9A; COG:E) encodes the protein MSPFNLETCARPNILALEPYRCARDDYKDDGTNVLLDANENAYGPPLPPSITGLVQAQSSLGPVIDLPGLNRYPDPHQVPLKQLLCNLRQTHVHTQKKLSPANLFVGVGSDEAIDALIRAFCRPGQDKILVCPPTYGMYSVSAQVNDVSLVKIPLLPGPDFQLDVPSILSALSSPDASTIKLAYFCSPGNPTGSLLSKSSIGSILAHPTWNGVVVVDEAYIDFAPDSASLAEWVVEFPNLVVMQTLSKAFGLAGIRLGAAFTSPGIARLLNALKAPYNVNNITSAIAEYALSPAGLEVMRANKAALLEQRDRLLREMPTIPGVGKLMGGTESNFLLYEMLNKDGQPDNAVALAVYEGLAETKGVVVRFRGKEHGCLGCLRITVGTEDEVTRFLEAIKKQLEQVRGMDVRSDEEEKEKAASAVVA
- a CDS encoding hypothetical protein (CAZy:GH76; COG:G; EggNog:ENOG503NWGR): MRFVKYARPVAVPAVIISAVAPKELNISDSLSIKGVAKTVAANAMSYYSGTPEKFVDLPQPYYWWQAGALMGSMLDYSHYTGDHSYDKLIARGLLDQVGPDFDYMLPTHFGQEGNDDQAFWGMSVMAAAERNFPQPDPNVPGWLDMGANIFDSLAGRWNTTACQGGLLWQIFASNPNGLDYKNTVSNGGFFQIAARLARATGNKTYSDWAEKVWDWTEAIGMIDKFGNVYDGAHASKDCKDTNPVTFSYSASIYIYGAAVMADVTQDKKWTERTERMVEASRSFFSPFENATNIMYEHACEQVDKCNQDMRSFKAYFSRFVYAAARYVPSIKPAIEELWHTSVEAAAKTCTGGASGTQCSHKWYTGAFDGNPGLGQEMSALETIQGLLALDAEAPLKGGEIKTVRAFADQNAVKGDSETASGPAPTPTPESDSAAGSQTEAGTQTSGALRRRTVPVRGWW
- a CDS encoding hypothetical protein (EggNog:ENOG503PG4U), translating into MRFRREERRRGGRVSCWICTTVVIAHAITGAHGQSTVSVYIPGYGEAHWAALRGSIIGSDQSATTYTVFCAEKAPSCQIAGDLPFVFTEGPGTLKYGGVAPGTLTAELECSLDGTTAATCTGSSSFGVNHWEGTITGPTQTVWTETFTTPEVTWGALTLTTPGPLPNTIDIDGTPAASLTNSPVKGAGFSLDPVRASWLSGVSSGAVILFVLTFM